A genomic segment from Prosthecobacter debontii encodes:
- the gyrA gene encoding DNA gyrase subunit A, which produces MQESNTRPISVADEVKNSFLDYSMSVIISRALPDVRDGLKPSQRRILFAMHELGLYPPKKQMKCAKICGDTSGNYHPHGEAVIYPTLVHMGQPWAMRETLIDPQGNFGSVEGDPPAAMRYTEARMTPLGGTLMSDMEKDTVDFVPNYDERLTEPTVFPAAFPNLLVNGGTGIAVGMATNMPPHNLGEVVDAVCAQIDDPSITNIGLNQFIKGPDFPTGCVIQGVDGIREYIETGHGSVRVRGQAEIVENNNREQIIITEIPYNVNRAELVKRIAELANEKVIAEITSVRDESDENTRVVVELKRDARAQVVLNNLYKFTALESSFSIHMLAIDGGRPRVLSIKDAIACYIEHRREVIIRRTRFLLRKAEQQAEKLEAYLLALGHLDDFIRIIRDSRNRDEARAGLKSYEFSTATAERLGILIRSQPSVQGDRYIFTDTQVDQILELRLYQLTGMERDKIKGDYDELLATITDLMDILAKEQRVLGIIKDELQAIKSKYNTPRITRIDAAGGGIETIDLIPNEPNIVTLTHFGYVKRTPTNEYRLQARGGKGLKGMEAREAASKEDKDDFVETLFSANMHDFLMFFTNTGRVYVERVYQLPEAPRTGRGRSIKNVLNLRPEEKINSVLRLEAQGVADESMWSPEKYVLFATKDGTVKKTGLDAFKNIRKDGIIAINIEEGNDLIQVILTDGQSQICLSTHEGMCVRCEETDVRSMGRASTGVRGIRVEEGDFLVSLTAVDHTKRMLVVSENGLGKRTAFEEYRLTNRGGKGVITMNVTEKTGKVVAALAVADSDQLMLMTSKGQNVRIRVSDIRETGRNAQGVKLMDLKKDEVIQDVAIVIADDEEEAEANSEGTPEITGETSAEAPAAAETDAPSSEAESGTEPESTDTES; this is translated from the coding sequence ATGCAAGAATCCAACACCCGGCCCATCTCCGTTGCCGACGAGGTCAAGAATTCCTTCCTTGATTACTCGATGTCCGTCATCATCTCTCGTGCGTTGCCGGACGTGCGAGACGGCCTCAAGCCTTCTCAACGACGCATCCTGTTTGCGATGCACGAACTGGGGCTGTATCCGCCGAAGAAGCAGATGAAGTGCGCCAAGATTTGCGGTGACACTTCCGGTAACTATCACCCCCACGGTGAAGCGGTCATTTACCCCACGCTGGTGCACATGGGTCAGCCCTGGGCCATGCGTGAGACCTTGATCGACCCCCAGGGGAACTTCGGCTCGGTGGAAGGTGACCCTCCGGCTGCCATGCGTTATACGGAAGCCCGTATGACCCCGCTGGGCGGCACGCTCATGTCCGACATGGAGAAGGACACGGTGGACTTCGTGCCTAACTATGACGAACGTCTCACTGAACCGACCGTCTTCCCTGCGGCTTTCCCCAACCTTTTGGTGAACGGCGGCACGGGTATCGCCGTGGGTATGGCCACAAACATGCCTCCTCACAATCTGGGTGAAGTGGTGGATGCTGTTTGCGCACAGATCGATGATCCTTCCATCACTAACATCGGCCTGAATCAGTTCATCAAAGGCCCCGACTTCCCGACGGGATGCGTCATTCAAGGCGTGGATGGCATTCGCGAGTATATAGAGACTGGCCACGGCAGCGTGCGGGTGCGCGGTCAGGCGGAGATCGTGGAGAATAACAACCGCGAGCAGATCATCATCACCGAGATCCCGTATAACGTAAACCGTGCGGAACTGGTGAAACGCATCGCCGAATTGGCGAATGAGAAAGTCATCGCTGAGATCACCTCCGTGCGAGATGAGTCGGATGAAAACACCCGTGTCGTGGTGGAACTGAAGCGCGACGCTCGCGCTCAGGTCGTGCTGAACAATCTCTACAAGTTCACCGCCCTGGAAAGCAGCTTCAGCATTCACATGCTAGCCATCGATGGAGGCCGCCCACGCGTGCTCAGCATCAAGGACGCCATCGCCTGCTACATCGAGCACCGTCGTGAGGTGATCATCCGCCGCACACGTTTCCTCCTGCGCAAAGCCGAGCAACAGGCCGAGAAGTTGGAAGCCTACCTCTTGGCCCTCGGCCATCTGGATGATTTCATCCGCATCATTCGCGACAGCCGTAACCGCGATGAAGCTCGTGCCGGACTGAAGTCCTACGAATTCAGCACCGCCACAGCCGAACGTCTGGGCATCTTGATCCGTAGCCAACCCAGCGTGCAGGGAGACCGCTACATTTTCACCGATACCCAGGTGGATCAAATCCTGGAACTGCGTCTCTACCAGCTCACGGGCATGGAGCGCGACAAGATCAAGGGCGACTACGATGAACTCCTGGCCACCATCACCGATCTGATGGACATCCTGGCCAAAGAACAGCGCGTGCTGGGCATCATCAAAGATGAGCTGCAGGCCATTAAGTCCAAATACAACACCCCACGCATCACCCGTATCGATGCCGCTGGTGGTGGTATTGAAACCATCGACCTCATCCCGAACGAGCCCAACATCGTTACGCTCACGCACTTCGGCTACGTCAAACGCACACCGACCAATGAGTATCGTCTCCAGGCTCGAGGTGGCAAAGGTCTGAAGGGCATGGAAGCCCGGGAAGCCGCCTCCAAAGAAGACAAAGACGACTTCGTGGAGACGCTGTTCAGCGCCAACATGCACGACTTCCTCATGTTCTTCACGAACACAGGCCGTGTGTATGTGGAGCGCGTCTATCAGCTCCCGGAAGCACCCCGCACCGGTCGTGGCCGCAGCATCAAAAACGTGCTGAACCTCCGCCCGGAAGAGAAGATCAACAGCGTCCTGCGTCTCGAAGCTCAAGGCGTGGCCGATGAGAGCATGTGGAGCCCTGAGAAATACGTGCTCTTCGCCACCAAAGATGGCACCGTGAAAAAGACCGGTCTGGATGCCTTCAAAAACATCCGCAAGGACGGCATCATCGCCATCAACATCGAAGAAGGAAACGACCTCATCCAGGTCATCCTCACCGATGGTCAGAGCCAGATCTGCCTCAGCACCCACGAAGGCATGTGTGTGCGCTGTGAGGAAACCGACGTTCGCTCCATGGGCCGTGCCTCCACCGGGGTGCGTGGTATCCGTGTCGAGGAAGGCGATTTCCTCGTCTCCCTCACCGCCGTGGATCACACCAAGCGCATGCTCGTGGTCTCCGAAAATGGTTTGGGTAAACGCACCGCCTTCGAAGAATACCGCCTCACCAATCGTGGTGGCAAAGGCGTGATCACCATGAATGTCACCGAGAAGACGGGCAAGGTCGTCGCAGCCCTGGCTGTCGCGGATTCTGACCAGCTCATGCTCATGACCAGCAAGGGTCAAAACGTGCGCATCCGAGTCTCCGATATTCGTGAGACAGGTCGTAACGCTCAAGGCGTGAAGCTGATGGACCTCAAGAAGGACGAAGTCATCCAAGACGTCGCCATCGTGATCGCCGATGACGAAGAGGAAGCCGAAGCCAACAGCGAAGGAACGCCTGAGATCACGGGTGAAACTTCAGCCGAAGCTCCAGCCGCCGCCGAAACTGACGCTCCATCCTCCGAGGCTGAATCAGGCACCGAGCCCGAATCCACCGACACCGAGTCTTAA
- a CDS encoding DNA gyrase subunit B, translated as MSDEILDSIESNMTAVASDQAYGAEQIQHLEGLKAVRLRPGMYIGDPDERGLHHCVFEVVDNSIDEHLAGYCKNVWITIHSDGSLSVEDDGRGIPVEMHAKGMPTVELVLTNLHAGGKFGDGAYEFSGGLHGVGAKCVNALSDWFKCEVYRDGKVYAIGFERGLTTEPLTVLGDLDEPTRTGTKISFFPDATIFTMTTTFVYERLLTRLRELAFLNPGIHITLTDERGEKERQETLFYKDGVKQFVRELGADKDKIHPEPIALAGRREVMIDDKKKFILTDCVLQWNKGLNEQTLCFANAIPNSDGGTHYSGFKSALTRAVKAYITANPKSFKDKLPDIESDDCREGLICVLSVKLPNPRFNSQTKVKLVNNEVEGVVSSIVYEGLMRHFDENPETAVTVINNIIIAAKSREAARKAREAIRKDAMSSGGLPGKLADCSERDPSKTELFIVEGDSAGGSAKMGRNRHNQAILPLRGKLINTEKARLEKVLQNKEIQTMITAIGTGIGGDSEVEGSFNIDKLRYHKIVIMTDADVDGSHIRTLLLTFFFRQMPELVKRGHIYVAQPPLYQVTRKKREEYVQDDAEMEAMLLEMGSGEIHLRNLGDNSTVSDEHLKSILDLLVPVSKFADIIRRHGGDFETYLQERDEATGALPHYMVTIREGNEVNIRYFLGNEQLAAFARENNDLHLFGKPEVKVDENGNPTAPAPKSHRRARLIEIHEANGMKKRFQQLDELGLHVNHFSSQDTPLFEVIEGDGDHARSHPVFSIPGILDKVMEIGKRGMEIKRFKGLGEMNAKQLFETTMDPNKRTLLQVKLDESNAQEAERIFTILMGDIVEPRKHFIEENALNVRNLDV; from the coding sequence ATGTCAGACGAAATCCTTGATTCCATCGAGTCAAACATGACCGCCGTCGCCTCCGACCAGGCCTACGGTGCCGAACAAATCCAGCACTTGGAAGGGCTCAAAGCCGTCCGCCTCCGCCCCGGGATGTATATCGGCGATCCCGATGAACGTGGTCTTCACCACTGCGTGTTTGAGGTGGTGGATAACTCCATCGACGAGCATCTGGCCGGCTACTGTAAAAACGTCTGGATCACGATTCATTCCGACGGCTCCCTGAGCGTGGAAGACGATGGACGTGGTATCCCCGTGGAGATGCACGCCAAGGGCATGCCTACCGTCGAGCTGGTGCTGACCAACCTGCACGCAGGCGGCAAGTTTGGCGATGGTGCCTATGAATTCTCCGGTGGTCTCCACGGTGTGGGTGCCAAGTGCGTGAACGCCCTCTCGGACTGGTTTAAGTGTGAAGTTTATCGTGACGGCAAAGTTTATGCCATCGGCTTCGAGCGCGGTCTAACCACCGAGCCTCTGACCGTTCTCGGGGATCTGGATGAGCCGACCCGCACGGGCACGAAGATCTCGTTCTTCCCCGATGCCACGATCTTCACGATGACCACCACGTTCGTCTATGAGCGTCTGCTCACACGACTGCGTGAACTGGCCTTCCTGAACCCAGGCATCCACATCACCCTCACCGATGAACGTGGTGAGAAGGAGCGGCAGGAAACGCTGTTTTACAAGGATGGCGTGAAGCAGTTCGTACGCGAACTCGGCGCGGACAAAGACAAGATCCACCCGGAGCCGATCGCCTTGGCCGGTCGCCGTGAGGTGATGATTGACGACAAGAAAAAGTTCATCCTGACCGACTGTGTTCTTCAGTGGAACAAAGGTCTCAATGAACAAACGCTTTGTTTCGCCAATGCGATCCCTAACTCAGACGGAGGCACCCACTACAGCGGCTTTAAATCGGCCCTGACCCGCGCCGTTAAGGCCTACATCACGGCCAATCCTAAAAGCTTCAAAGACAAGCTGCCGGACATTGAAAGTGATGACTGCCGCGAAGGTCTGATCTGCGTGCTGAGCGTGAAGCTGCCTAACCCGCGCTTCAATTCCCAGACCAAGGTTAAGCTGGTGAACAACGAGGTCGAAGGCGTGGTGAGCTCCATCGTCTATGAAGGCCTCATGCGCCACTTCGATGAAAATCCGGAGACAGCGGTCACGGTGATCAATAACATCATCATCGCGGCGAAGTCCCGCGAAGCTGCCCGTAAGGCCCGCGAAGCGATCCGTAAGGACGCCATGAGCAGCGGTGGCCTCCCCGGTAAGCTGGCCGACTGCTCCGAGCGTGACCCGAGCAAGACCGAGCTGTTTATTGTCGAGGGTGACTCCGCTGGTGGCTCTGCCAAAATGGGCCGCAACCGTCATAACCAAGCAATCCTGCCTCTGCGTGGTAAGCTGATCAATACCGAGAAGGCTCGTCTGGAAAAGGTGCTCCAGAACAAGGAAATCCAGACCATGATCACCGCCATCGGCACCGGCATCGGTGGCGATAGCGAGGTGGAAGGCTCCTTCAACATCGACAAGCTGCGCTACCACAAAATCGTCATCATGACCGATGCCGACGTGGACGGCTCTCACATCCGCACTCTGCTGCTCACCTTCTTCTTCCGCCAGATGCCAGAGCTCGTGAAGCGCGGTCACATCTATGTGGCTCAGCCTCCGCTGTATCAGGTCACGCGTAAGAAGCGTGAAGAGTATGTGCAAGACGATGCCGAGATGGAAGCCATGCTCCTGGAAATGGGCTCTGGTGAAATCCACCTGCGCAATCTCGGCGATAACAGCACCGTCTCGGACGAGCATCTGAAGTCCATCCTGGACCTGCTGGTGCCGGTCTCCAAGTTTGCTGATATCATCCGTCGTCACGGCGGTGATTTCGAAACCTACCTGCAAGAGCGTGATGAAGCCACCGGTGCACTGCCCCACTACATGGTGACCATCCGTGAAGGCAATGAAGTGAACATCCGCTACTTCTTGGGCAATGAGCAACTGGCCGCCTTTGCCCGCGAAAACAACGACCTGCATCTCTTCGGCAAACCTGAAGTGAAGGTGGATGAGAATGGCAACCCTACGGCTCCAGCCCCCAAATCCCACCGCCGTGCTCGTCTCATTGAAATTCATGAGGCCAATGGCATGAAGAAGCGCTTCCAGCAGCTCGATGAACTCGGATTGCATGTGAACCACTTCAGCAGCCAGGATACCCCGCTGTTCGAAGTGATCGAAGGTGACGGTGACCATGCTCGTAGCCACCCGGTCTTCAGCATCCCCGGCATCCTCGACAAGGTCATGGAAATCGGCAAACGCGGCATGGAGATCAAACGATTCAAAGGTCTCGGTGAAATGAACGCCAAGCAGCTCTTTGAAACCACGATGGACCCGAACAAGCGCACGCTTCTCCAGGTCAAACTGGATGAGTCCAACGCTCAAGAGGCGGAACGCATCTTCACCATTCTCATGGGCGACATCGTCGAACCCCGCAAACACTTCATCGAAGAGAACGCGCTCAACGTGCGGAATTTGGATGTTTGA
- a CDS encoding prolyl oligopeptidase family serine peptidase: MHRPLLLALSFATLASAQLRPDGATASFRGSLPPKPTAALSAEQESSIEKQLAEVTTEFKKVQSHERSADAAIFIKAVRYALDFDEWYDKKPEDGIKKATALLDEAQKRIASLKQNKTPWVEGSGQKVLGFYSKIDGSAQPYGVEVPEGLSFGQGKKPVPMWVWLHGRGDTATDLHFVYSRLNAKKPGQFQPKGTIVIHPFGRYCNGWKSAGETDVFEARDDAKARFNVDENRIALAGFSMGGAGAWHIGAHFADQWACVHTGAGFVDVKRYQKLTPDKMPPWYEQVLWGVYDVPDYALNFKNVPLISYSGENDTQRDSAEYMTEVLAKEGITRPHLIGPGMGHKYHPEVIKEVQALIEQAVEKGRDPMPKKVVLQTRSNRYNKMFWVELGALKKQWEDGRIEAEIDEAAKLLRVKTKNVASFYLDPDFLRNEAYKGFKLLIDGQALHEIDSRANGYAWEAPEEESRGGWTYAGKFNLAGSKGLGDDGLIDSFFQEAFTIVLPDKPCANPQVDAWVKAESQHFIQRWRSLMRGDPKVILASEIPDDADLDDLPRLCLWGDAQGNSVIARISAKLPFQWTSSTLTMAGKSYDAKSHVPVLSYRWNRLRWASRIVLNSGLTFREAHDRTNSLQNPKLPDWAILDITEPPTAESAGKVVAADFFDENWKVK; this comes from the coding sequence ATGCATCGCCCGTTGCTTCTTGCTCTCTCCTTCGCCACTCTGGCCTCGGCTCAACTCCGCCCCGATGGGGCCACCGCCTCCTTCCGCGGTAGCCTCCCCCCGAAACCGACGGCAGCGCTGAGCGCTGAGCAAGAAAGCTCCATCGAAAAGCAACTGGCCGAGGTCACGACAGAGTTCAAAAAAGTGCAGTCGCACGAGCGCTCCGCCGATGCTGCCATCTTCATCAAGGCCGTGCGTTACGCGCTCGACTTCGATGAGTGGTATGACAAGAAACCCGAGGACGGCATCAAGAAAGCCACCGCCCTCCTGGATGAGGCCCAGAAGCGCATCGCCAGCCTGAAGCAAAACAAAACCCCCTGGGTGGAAGGCAGCGGGCAAAAGGTGCTCGGCTTTTACTCCAAGATCGATGGCAGCGCCCAACCCTACGGTGTGGAAGTGCCTGAAGGCTTATCCTTTGGCCAGGGGAAGAAACCCGTGCCCATGTGGGTCTGGCTGCATGGTCGGGGTGATACCGCCACGGATCTGCACTTCGTTTACAGCCGACTCAACGCCAAAAAGCCGGGGCAGTTCCAGCCCAAGGGCACGATTGTGATCCACCCCTTCGGCCGCTACTGCAACGGCTGGAAAAGCGCCGGGGAAACCGATGTGTTCGAGGCTCGCGATGATGCCAAGGCTCGATTCAACGTCGATGAGAACCGCATCGCCCTGGCTGGCTTCAGCATGGGCGGAGCCGGTGCCTGGCACATCGGCGCTCACTTTGCCGATCAATGGGCCTGCGTGCATACCGGCGCGGGCTTCGTGGATGTGAAACGCTACCAGAAGCTCACCCCGGATAAGATGCCGCCGTGGTATGAGCAGGTGCTGTGGGGCGTGTATGACGTGCCTGACTACGCCCTCAACTTCAAGAACGTGCCCCTGATCAGCTACAGCGGTGAAAATGACACCCAGCGTGACAGCGCCGAATACATGACCGAAGTGCTAGCCAAAGAAGGCATCACCCGCCCGCACCTCATCGGTCCAGGCATGGGCCACAAGTATCACCCCGAAGTGATCAAAGAAGTGCAGGCCTTGATTGAACAAGCCGTGGAGAAAGGTCGTGATCCCATGCCGAAGAAGGTGGTGCTGCAAACACGTTCCAACCGCTATAACAAGATGTTTTGGGTCGAACTAGGCGCTCTCAAAAAACAATGGGAAGACGGACGAATTGAGGCAGAGATCGATGAGGCGGCCAAACTCCTGCGAGTCAAAACCAAGAATGTAGCATCGTTCTATCTGGATCCAGATTTCCTTCGCAATGAGGCCTACAAAGGCTTCAAGTTGCTTATCGATGGACAGGCACTCCATGAGATCGATAGCCGTGCCAACGGATATGCCTGGGAGGCTCCTGAGGAAGAGTCTCGCGGCGGATGGACTTATGCCGGGAAATTTAACCTGGCTGGCTCCAAAGGTTTGGGAGACGATGGTTTGATCGATTCTTTCTTTCAGGAAGCATTCACTATCGTTTTGCCTGACAAGCCTTGTGCAAATCCGCAAGTCGATGCGTGGGTTAAAGCGGAATCCCAGCATTTCATTCAGCGCTGGCGAAGCCTGATGAGAGGAGATCCCAAAGTGATTTTGGCATCTGAAATACCTGATGATGCCGACCTGGATGATCTTCCCCGCCTTTGCCTTTGGGGTGATGCCCAAGGAAACTCAGTGATCGCCCGGATTTCAGCGAAGCTGCCATTTCAATGGACTTCATCCACTTTGACCATGGCGGGTAAATCTTATGATGCAAAAAGTCATGTCCCCGTATTGAGTTACCGATGGAATCGATTGAGATGGGCTAGCCGTATCGTCCTCAACTCCGGCCTCACCTTCCGTGAAGCGCACGACCGCACCAATTCCCTGCAAAACCCCAAGCTGCCCGATTGGGCCATTCTGGACATCACCGAACCGCCAACGGCTGAAAGCGCCGGCAAGGTGGTGGCGGCAGACTTCTTTGACGAGAATTGGAAGGTGAAGTGA
- a CDS encoding ATP-binding cassette domain-containing protein, with protein sequence MITLDHIGWQAPGGFALQDICVEIPTGVYAVLMGSTGCGKTSLLEIICGLRPPTRGRVLLNGVDVTAWEPRQRQIGYVPQDLALFPGQSVREQIGFAAKLPKHPSADRQALIRELAAELSIHHILDRYPEHLSGGEKQRVALARALAAQPRVLLLDEPLSALDEATHQEASQLLHNMHQQHQLTVLHVTHSRAEAQTMGQLHLRLDEGKIVAL encoded by the coding sequence GGAGATTCCCACGGGAGTTTATGCCGTTCTCATGGGGAGCACGGGCTGTGGTAAGACGAGCCTGCTGGAGATCATCTGTGGATTGCGCCCCCCCACTCGTGGACGGGTGCTGCTCAATGGCGTGGATGTCACCGCCTGGGAGCCGCGCCAACGCCAGATCGGCTACGTGCCGCAAGATCTCGCTCTTTTCCCAGGTCAATCCGTTCGGGAACAGATCGGCTTCGCGGCCAAACTGCCCAAGCACCCCTCCGCAGATCGCCAAGCCTTGATCAGAGAACTGGCTGCAGAACTGAGTATCCATCACATTCTGGATCGCTATCCAGAGCACCTGTCCGGTGGAGAAAAACAACGAGTCGCCTTAGCACGGGCCCTAGCGGCTCAGCCAAGAGTGCTTTTGCTGGATGAGCCCCTGTCGGCCTTGGATGAAGCGACTCATCAAGAAGCCTCGCAGCTTTTGCACAACATGCATCAGCAACACCAGCTAACAGTCCTGCATGTCACCCACTCGCGCGCTGAAGCTCAGACGATGGGCCAACTCCACCTGCGCTTGGACGAAGGAAAAATCGTCGCGCTCTGA